CCAGATGTTCACGCAAATACAAAAACAGGGCCATGTGATGGTTGGGAAACGGAAAATCAGGCTTGAGCAAGTGGCAAGAAAAGTGCAGGGCAGGAAAATCGTCTATACCGGCGACACGCAGCCGTGCAAATCAACCATTAGTGCAGCCTTGGGGGCTGACATACTTTTCCACGACAGTTCGTTTTCAGGCCAGCAGGAGGCTGAAGCAAAGGCCACAAAGCACTCGACCATTTCGCAGGCGGCCGCTGTTGCAAAGCAGGCGGGGGTGGCCAGGCTTGTGGCAATACACATAAGCCCCCGCTACGGCGAGCCGGCGCTACTGGAAAAGGAGGCGCAGGAAATCTTCCCAGCCACCACAATCTCGTTTGACGGCATGGAAATCCTGCTAAAGCCTTGAGTTGTTATTGCTGCCCCCGGGTTTTCCGAATCTTGTAGTGAAAACAAGGCATTATCCAAAATTTCCCCAGGCAGCCTTCCTGCACTAGGAAGCAGGCGAGGGTTTTGCAGGCGCCTTAGATATTTCAATCCTTGGGGGAACCATTGGCGGAGTCAGGTTTAGCGGCCTTATGACAAATATCCCATTTGTCCCGCA
The Candidatus Parvarchaeota archaeon DNA segment above includes these coding regions:
- a CDS encoding ribonuclease Z; this encodes QMFTQIQKQGHVMVGKRKIRLEQVARKVQGRKIVYTGDTQPCKSTISAALGADILFHDSSFSGQQEAEAKATKHSTISQAAAVAKQAGVARLVAIHISPRYGEPALLEKEAQEIFPATTISFDGMEILLKP